In one window of Brassica rapa cultivar Chiifu-401-42 chromosome A07, CAAS_Brap_v3.01, whole genome shotgun sequence DNA:
- the LOC103830414 gene encoding protein FAR1-RELATED SEQUENCE 8, with protein MMSGNNVYTPPDQSLSPNSNLCITIEESSEQLVVVEQDGDDDLPIVGDNPPPDLHDCDGLLDDFPPQSNESEKCSTASPPPATGMEFDSYDDAYSYYNSYARDLGFAIRVKSSWTKRNSKEKRGAVLCCNCEGFKTVKEPNSTRRKETRTGCQAMIRLRLIELDRWKVDEVKLEHNHSFDPERAHNSKSHKKTFGDGAAAATKRKHEPPLDVQVRTIKLYRTNAVDSNGETSDDHLHSSRRLDLRGGGGFRVLQDFFFQSQLTNPNFFYSMDLGDDGCLRNVFWIESRARAAYSHFSDVVVFDTTCLSNAYELPLVAFVGINHHGDPILLGCGLVADQTPETYVWLFRAWLTCVSGRPPLTFVTEHCKSIQTAVSEVFPRAHHRLSLTHVLQCVVGVQDSESFRMALNRVVYGYLKVEEFEVAWEEMIIRFGLTNHETIRGLFQDREQWAPVYLKDTFLAGALTFRLGNAAAPFIFSSYVHQQTSLRDFLEGYVSFLDKKYTNEALCDLQSSKSIPELKTTHPYESQMAKVLTKEIFTRFQEEVVATSSCAGVTQVHSSTGSASFSYVVKEREGEKVRDFEVVYETNAAAGIRCFCVCGGFSFNGYQCRHVLLLLSHKGLEEIPSQYILQRWRKDVKRLYVADFGSGGVDVMNPVQWYEHLHRRAMQVVEQGMRSKEHCRVAWEAFKECVNRVTEKSS; from the exons ATGATGAGTGGTAATAACGTCTACACTCCGCCCGACCAATCTCTCTCCCCCAACTCTAATCTTTGCATCACG ATCGAAGAGAGCAGCGAGCAGCTGGTCGTAGTAGAACAAGACGGAGACGACGACCTTCCAATCGTCGGAGACAATCCTCCTCCCGACCTCCACGATTGCGATGGATTGCTTGATGACTTCCCACCTCAAAGCAACGAATCCGAAAAGTGTTCGACGGCGTCTCCTCCACCCGCTACTGGAATGGAATTCGACTCCTACGACGACGCCTACAGTTACTACAACTCCTACGCGAGGGACCTCGGTTTCGCCATCAGGGTCAAATCCTCGTGGACAAAGCGTAACAGCAAGGAGAAACGCGGCGCCGTCTTGTGCTGCAACTGCGAAGGCTTCAAGACGGTTAAAGAACCAAACAGCACAAGGAGGAAAGAGACACGAACCGGTTGTCAGGCCATGATTCGCCTGAGATTGATCGAACTCGATAGATGGAAAGTCGATGAAGTTAAACTGGAACACAACCACTCCTTTGATCCTGAACGAGCTCATAACTCTAAGTCTCATAAGAAAACGTTTGGTGATGGTGCTGCTGCTGCTACCAAGAGAAAACATGAACCGCCTCTTGATGTCCAAGTCCGTACCATCAAGCTGTATAGGACGAATGCTGTTGACTCTAATGGGGAGACGAGCGATGATCACTTGCACTCTTCTAGGCGTTTGGATctcagaggaggaggagggtttAGAGTCTTGCAAGACTTCTTCTTCCAATCTCAGCTTACAAACCCAAACTTTTTCTACTCCATGGACCTCGGCGACGACGGGTGTCTCAGGAACGTGTTCTGGATTGAGTCTCGAGCCAGGGCGGCTTACTCTCACTTTAGCGACGTGGTTGTCTTCGACACGACGTGTTTATCAAACGCCTACGAGCTCCCTCTCGTGGCGTTCGTTGGAATTAACCACCATGGAGATCCCATCTTACTCGGATGTGGTTTGGTTGCTGACCAGACCCCCGAGACCTACGTCTGGCTCTTCAGAGCGTGGCTTACCTGCGTGTCGGGCCGTCCCCCGCTGACCTTCGTCACGGAGCATTGCAAGTCGATCCAGACTGCAGTCTCTGAAGTTTTCCCTAGGGCTCATCACCGTCTTAGTTTGACCCACGTCTTGCAATGCGTTGTTGGGGTGCAAGACTCTGAGTCGTTCCGTATGGCGCTGAACAGAGTGGTGTACGGTTATCTCAAGGTGGAGGAGTTTGAAGTCGCTTGGGAGGAAATGATCATTCGGTTTGGGCTGACGAATCACGAAACCATCCGGGGCCTGTTTCAGGATCGAGAGCAGTGGGCTCCTGTTTACCTCAAGGACACGTTTTTGGCTGGGGCGCTGACTTTTCGACTAGGGAATGCAGCGGCTCCGTTTATCTTCAGCAGCTACGTCCACCAGCAGACTTCCTTGAGAGATTTTCTCGAAGGGTACGTATCTTTTCTTGATAAAAAGTACACAAACGAAGCCTTGTGCGATTTACAGTCGTCGAAGTCGATCCCGGAGCTCAAAACAACGCACCCGTACGAGTCTCAGATGGCAAAGGTGTTGACAAAGGAGATATTCACAAGGTTCCAAGAGGAGGTGGTGGCGACGTCTTCGTGTGCGGGAGTAACGCAAGTGCACTCATCAACCGGCTCGGCCTCCTTCTCGTACGTGGTGAAAGAGCGGGAGGGAGAGAAAGTTAGAGACTTTGAAGTCGTCTACGAGACAAATGCAGCAGCAGGGATACGTTGCTTCTGTGTTTGTGGTGGTTTTAGCTTTAACGGGTACCAGTGCAGACACGTGCTCCTCCTGCTTAGCCACAAGGGCTTGGAGGAAATCCCGTCTCAGTATATACTGCAGCGTTGGCGGAAGGACGTGAAGCGACTCTATGTTGCGGATTTCGGGTCAGGCGGTGTGGATGTAATGAATCCGGTTCAGTGGTACGAGCATTTGCATAGAAGAGCGATGCAGGTTGTTGAACAAGGGATGCGATCGAAAGAGCACTGCAGAGTTGCCTGGGAAGCGTTTAAGGAGTGTGTGAATAGAGTGACAGAGAAGTCTTCGTAG
- the LOC103830413 gene encoding LOW QUALITY PROTEIN: protein MLN51 homolog (The sequence of the model RefSeq protein was modified relative to this genomic sequence to represent the inferred CDS: substituted 1 base at 1 genomic stop codon), whose translation MAPDGVEEADYESDPEELKRSLAARRREASDDEDENRGEKIQSADNDSDQSDEQSAVVEFDNDADEGLRIEGDDSYDEEDEEEEGDYGEDDDNNMEYKTTSIAGEAEPKGVEAETEDSVVDGEEPKQKEPFAVPTAGAFYMHDDRFQEMDAAPNRRMRGGRRLWPSRDERKWGHDKYDEMNTQEKQYDKRSSRGQARGRGQGRGQEHGYSRGSNSKVFTNNGHQNQYPKAVTRGRGPRRNEVALRKGTQAPSVQTKLSQNSFVKVSHVDSGRAPTETDSIETEARINVVASSLNSASPPFYPSGSSSNLAQKDLQAGMGRLHVNGSPTPSGKNFGSAKPSTAWVRTTPSQTTSQGRGAPPPGKVLNQGDNVSSPMQIRGMPKGTYQSCTQPPDQACDQHLAFTSLLPFSPPXTGSLKNLYISGETESATETGALLAQGKGALHPNGRGSFMYGGTQFMGPDGGVAAGHGNPNFHAFLPVMQFGGQHGGVPTFGMALPGYVQPEHGTGNPEMTWLPILTGPGALGASYPPPYAAIEGSYQAHKPGLPSSAGSSSQENSSNNPNVEEKPMERTEAKNNGKPQRSNSNPNKQPRRYSEMSLSK comes from the exons ATGGCCCCAGATGGCGTAGAAGAGGCGGACTATGAGAGCGACCCCGAGGAACTTAAGCGCTCCTTGGCTGCAAGGAGGAGAGAAGCTAGCGATGATGAGGATGAGAACCGTGGAGAAAAAATTCAGAGTGCCGATAACGATTCCGATCAATCCGATGAACAGAGTGCTGTCGTGGAGTTTGATAACGATGCAGATGAAGGATTGCGCATAGAAGGTGACGATAGctatgatgaagaggatgaagaGGAGGAGGGTGATTATGGTGAAGATGATGACAACAACATGGAATACAAGACGACAAGTATTGCTGGCGAGGCTGAGCCTAAGGGAGTGGAAGCTGAGACGGAGGACTCTGTTGTGGATGGAGAAGAACCAAAGCAGAAGGAGCCTTTTGCTGTGCCAACTGCTGGAGCTTTTTATATGCATGATGACAGGTTTCAGGAGATGGATGCTGCCCCAAATAG GCGAATGCGTGGTGGTAGGAGGCTCTGGCCATCCCGAGATGAAAGAAAATGGGGACATGACAAATATGATGAGATGAATACACAAGAAAAGCAATATGAT AAGAGGAGTTCGAGAGGCCAAGCCAGAGGACGTGGTCAGGGTAGGGGTCAGGAGCATGGATATTCTCGAGGGAGTAATTCTAAAGTGTTTACCAACAATGGACACCAAAATCAGTATCCTAAGGCTGTCACAAGAGGGAGAGGGCCCAGACGAAATGAGGTCGCTTTGAGAAAGGGCACTCAAGCCCCTTCTGTGCAAACCAAACT GTCCCAGAATTCGTTTGTGAAAGTGTCACACGTTGATTCAGGACGTGCACCAACAGAAACAGACAGCATAGAGACTGAAGCCAGGATAAATGTAGTTGCTTCGAGTTTAAACTCAGCTTCTCCTCCATTCTATCCTTCAGGTTCATCCAGTAACTTGGCACAAAAGGATTTACAAGCTGGCATGGGTAGACTGCACGTTAATGGAAGCCCTACGCCATCTGGAAAGAATTTTGGGAGTGCAAAACCTAGCACTGCGTGGGTACGCACTACCCCTTCTCAGACTACTAGTCAAGGTAGAGGTGCTCCTCCCCCTGGGAAAGTGCTTAATCAAGGTGATAATGTTTCTTCGCCTATGCAAATCCGGGGAATGCCAAAAGGTACTTACCAAAGCTGTACTCAACCTCCTGATCAGGCTTGTGATCAACATCTAGCTTTTACTAGTTTGCTGCCTTTTTCTCCTCCGTAAACTGGATCattaaaaaatctttatatttCTGGTGAAACAGAGTCAGCCACAGAAACTGGTGCTTTACTGGCCCAGGGAAAAGGGGCTCTCCATCCTAATGGAAGGGGATCTTTTATGTATGGAGGGACACAATTTATGGGTCCAGACGGTGGCGTGGCGGCTGGTCATGGCAATCCCAATTTCCATGCTTTTCTGCCTG TCATGCAATTCGGTGGCCAGCACGGTGGTGTTCCGACCTTTGGAATGGCTCTTCCAGGATATGTCCAACCAGAACATGGTACTGGAAATCCCGAGATGACATG GCTGCCAATTTTGACTGGCCCGGGAGCATTGGGGGCTTCATATCCTCCACCTTATGCTGCAATTGAAGGTTCTTACCAAGCACACAAACCAGGATTACCTTCCTCTGCAGGATCCTCCAG CCAAGAGAACAGTTCGAATAACCCTAATGTTGAAGAGAAACCCATGGAGAGAACTG AGGCTAAAAACAATGGGAAACCACAACGGTCGAACAGCAACCCAAACAAGCAGCCTCGTAG ATACTCGGAGATGAGCTTAAGCAAGTGA
- the LOC117126701 gene encoding beta-galactosidase 15, with product MGLGKGTAWVNGNNIGRYWPAFISSENGCDANCNYRGAYHAEKCLTNCGEPTQRWYHVPRSFLNAEGDNTLVLFEEMGGNPSLVSFQTTRVGSVCANVYEKNIIELSCDGKPISAIKFASFGNPNGNCGSFVKGTCESSNNTVDILTQECVGKEKCSIDVSTEKFGAPDCSGAARRLAVEAIC from the exons ATGGGACTTGGAAAAGGTACAGCTTGGGTCAATGGAAACAACATTGGACGTTATTGGCCGGCATTCATTTCAAGCGAAAATGGTTGTGATGCAAATTGTAATTATAGAGGTGCTTATCATGCTGAAAAATGTCTGACCAATTGTGGTGAACCCACACAAAGATG GTACCATGTTCCTCGTTCTTTCTTGAATGCAGAAGGAGATAACACACTAGTTTTGTTTGAGGAGATGGGAGGAAACCCATCGCTTGTCAGTTTTCAAACTACTAGAGTGGGAAGTGTATGTGCTAACGTCTACGAGAAAAATATTATTGAGCTTTCATGCGATGGAAAACCCATTTCTGCCATCAAATTTGCATCCTTTGGTAACCCAAATGGCAATTGCGGATCTTTTGTAAAAGGAACTTGTGAATCAAGTAATAACACGGTTGATATTCTCACACAAGAATGTGTTGGAAAAGAGAAGTGTTCCATTGATGTCTCAACAGAAAAGTTTGGAGCACCAGATTGCAGTGGTGCTGCTAGAAGGCTCGCCGTCGAAGCTATCTGCTAA